One Coregonus clupeaformis isolate EN_2021a chromosome 36, ASM2061545v1, whole genome shotgun sequence genomic window, CAGGTCAAGCACCTACAGATGTAATCTACACTCCTCGCACAAGGTCTGGTAGGGCCATCCAAAGGCCTACACATTTGAAAGACTGTGTGATGCTAAATCAAGAAAAAAACAtaatggacattcagagacagtaAACATTCAGTTCACATTCAAGTTTATTGCAGACATGAGGGGTATCCTAtgaagcaagctagatctacctagggttttctaaagctaaacagctccagttacagtggggagaactagtatttgatacactgctgattttgcaggttttcctacttacaaagcatgtagaggtctgtaatttttatcataggtacacttcaactgtgagagacggaatctaaaacaaaaatccagaaaatcacaatgtatgatttttaagtaattaatttgcattttattgcatgacataagtatttgatacatcagaaaagcagaacttaatatttggtacagaaacctttgtttgcaattacagagatcatatgtttcctgtaggtcttgaccaggtttgcacacacagcagcaaggattttgtcccactcctccatacagaccttctccagatccttcaggtttcggggctgtcgctgggcaatacggactttcagctccctccaaagattttctattgggttcaggtctggagacttgctaggccactccaggaccttgagatgcttcttacggagccactccttagttgccctggctgtgtgtttcgggtcgttgtcatgctggaagacccagccacgacccatcttcaatgctcttactgagggaaggaggttgttggacaagatctcgcgatacatggccccaaccatcctcccctcaatacggtgcagtcgtcctgtcccctttgcagaaaagcatccccaaagaatgatgtttccacctccatgcttcacggttgggatggtgttcttggggttgtactcatccttcttcttcctccaaacacggcgagtggagtttagaccaaaaagctctatttttgtctcatcagatcacatgaccttctaacattcctcctctggatcatccagatggtcattggtaaacttcagacgggcctggacatgcgctggcttgaccagggggaccttgcgtgcgctgcaggattttaatccatgacggcgtagtgtgttactaatggttttctttgagactgtggtcccagctctcttcaggtcattgaccaggtcctgccgtgtagttctgtgctgatccctcaccttcctcatgatcattgatgccccacgaggtgagatcttgcatggagccccagaccgagggtgattgaccatcatctttaacttcttccattttctaataattgcgccaacagttgttgccttctcaccaagctgcttgcctattgtcctgtagcccatcccagccttgtgcaggtctacaattttatccctgatgtccttacacagctctctggtcttggccattgtgaagaggttggagtctgtttgattgagtgtgtggacaggtgtcttttatacaggtaacgagttcaaacaggtgcagttaatacaggtaatgagtggagaacaggagggcttcttaaagaaaaactaacaggtctgtgagagccggaattcttactggttggtaggtgatcaaatacttatgtcatgcaataaaatgcaaattaattacttaaaaatcatacaatgtgattttctggatttttgttttagattccgtctctcacagtcgaagtgtacctatgataaaaattacagacctctacatgctttgtaagtagaaaaacctgcaaaattggcagtgtatctaATACTTGATCTACCCACTGTAGCATGGCTAGTCAAATGCCGAACTCTTCAATCCGTGGGCGAGTCAGTGTttttaaataaatgcttcagagttcaagtaacagacacatctcaacatcaactgttcagaggagactgtgtgaatcaggctttcatggtccaattgctgcaaagaaaccactactaaaaggacatcaataataagaagagacctgcttgggccaagaaatatgagcaatggacattagaccggtggaaatgtgtcctttggtctggagtcaaaattggcattccaaccgccgtgtctttgtgagacacggtgtgggtgaacggattatctctgcatgtttatttcccaacgtaaagcatggaagaggaggtgttatggtgtgggggtgctttgctggtaacactgtctgtgatttatttagaattcaaggcacacttaaccagcatggctaccacagcattctgcagcgatacgccatcccatctggtttggcttagtgggactttcatatgtttttcaacaggacaatgacccaacacacctccaggctgtgtaagggatattttaccaagaaggagagtgatggagtgctgcatcagatgacctggcctccaaaatcccccgacctcaacccaattgagatggtttgggataagtcggaccgcagagtgaaggaaaagcaggcaacaagtgctcagcatatgtgggaactccttcaagactgttggaaaagcattccaggtgaagctggttgagagaatgccaagagtgtgcaaagctgtcatcaaggcaaagggtggctatttgaagaatctcaaatataaaatatattttgatttgtttaacacttttttggttactacatgattccatatgtgttatttcatagttttgatgtcttcactattattctacaacgtagaaaatagtaaaaataaagaaaaacccttgaatgagtaggtgttctaaaacttttgaccggtagcgtaagtattcagaccctttactcagtactttgttgaagcacctttagcagcgattacagcatcgagtcttcttggatatcacgctacaagcttggcacacctgtatttgagaagcttatcccattcttctctgcaggtcctctcaagctctgtaaggttggatggggagcatcgctgcacagctattttcaggtctctccagagatgttagatcggattcaagtccgggctctggctgggccactcaatgacattcagagatccaatctgaggtcctgagcgctctggagcaggttttcatcaaggagctctctgtacttttctcagtTCAGCTTTGTCTCGATCCTGactcgtctcccagtccctgccgctgaaaacatccccacagcatgatgctgctaccaccatgcttcaccatagggatggtgccaggattcctccagacgtgacgcttggcattcaggccaaagagttcaatcttggtttcatcaaaccagagaattttgtttttcatggtctgagagtctttaggtgacttttggcaaactccaagcgggctgtcatgtgccttttactgaggagtggcttccgtctggccactctcccataaaggcctgattggtggagtgctgcagagattgttgtccttctggaaagttcatccatctccaaagaggaactctggagctccgtcagagtgaccattgggttcttggtcacctccctgaccaaggccattctcccccgattgctcagtttggccgggcggccagctctaggaagagtcttggtggttccaaacttcttccatttaataataatgaaggccactgtgttcttggggaccttaaatgctgtaTAAATGtgtttgtacccttccccagatctgtgcctcgacacaatcctgtctcggagcgctacagccaattccttcaacctcatggcttggtttttgctctgacattgtcaactgtggaaccgaatatagacaggtgtgtgcctttccaaatcatgtccaatcaattgaattgaccacatgtggactccaatcaagttgtagaaacatctcaaggatgatcaatggaaacaggatgcacctgagctcaatttcgagtctcatagcaaagggtctgaatacttacgtaaataatgtatgtatctttttttaaatatatttgcaaaaatgtctaaacctgttttcactttgtcattatggggtattgcttgTAGATGCTGAggattttatatttatttaatcaattttagaataaggctgtaatgtaacaaaatgtagaaaaagtcaaggggtctgaatactttccgaaggcactgtatgtacacgtagactaggcaatcaggatagaaaataaacagagtagcagcagcatatacagttgaagtcggaagtttacatacacttaggttgtagtcattaaaacttgtttttcaaccactccacaaatttcttgttaacaaactatagttttggcaagtcggttaggacatctaatttgtgcaagacacaagtatttttccaacaattgtttacagacagattatttcacttataattcactgtatcacaattccagtgggtcagaagtttacatacactaagttgactgtgcctttaaacagcttggaaaattccagaaaatgatgtcatggctttagaagcttctgataggctaattgacatcatttgagtcaattggaggtgtacctgtggatgtatttcaaggcctaccttcaaactcagtgcctctttgcttgacatcatcggaaaatcaaaagaaatcatccaagacctcataaaaaaaattgtagacctccacaagtctggttcatccttgggagcaatttccaaacgcctgaaggtcccacgttcatctgtacaaacaatagtacgcaagtataaacaccatgggaccacgcagccgtcataccactcaggaaggagacgcgttccgtctcctagagattaacgtactttggtacgaaaagtgcaaatcaatcccagaacagcaaaaaggaccttgtgaagatgctggaggaaacaggtacaaaagtatctatatccacagtaaaactagtcctatatcgacataacctgaaaggccgctcagaaaggaagaagccactgctccaaaaccgccataaaaaagccagactacggtttgcaactgcacatggggacaaagatcgtactttatggagaaatgtcctctggtctgatgaaacaaaaatagaactgtttggccataatgaccatcgttatgtttggaggaaaaaggggaaggcttgcaagccgaagaacaccatcccaaccgtgaagcacggggttggcagcatcatgctgtgggggtgctttgctgcaggagggactggtgcacttcacaaaatagatggcatcatgattaaggaaaattatttggatatattgaagcaacatctcaagacattagtcaggaagttaaagcttggtcgcaaatgggtcttccaaatggacaatgaccccaagcatacttccaaagttgtggcaaaatggcaacaaagtcaaggtatcctatagaagatttgtgggcagaactgaaaaagtgtgtgcgagcaaaggaggcctacaaacctgactcagttacaccagctctgtcaggaggaatgggccaatattcacccaacttattgtgggaagcttgtggaaggctaactgaaacgtttgacccaagtaaaaaatgtaaaggcaatgctaccaaatactaattgagtgtatgtaaacttctgacccactgggaatgtgatgaaagaaataaaacctgaaataaatcattctctctactattactctgacatttcaaattcttaaaataaaggggtgatcctaactgacctaagacagggaatttttactaggattaaatgtcaggaattgtgaaaaactgagtttaaatgtatttggctaaggtgtaagtaaacttccgacttcaactgtatgaagaGTGTAaaagtatgtgtttgtgtgtgtgtgtgtgtgtgtgtgtgtgtgtgtaagtagtgtgtgtatgtgtgtgttggagtgtcaatttAAGTATGcgggtgtgggtagagtccagtgagtgtgcatagtcaTTGCAAATGAGTGCAAAAAAAAGggtaaatgcaaatagtccgAGTAGCTATTTGATTAACTATTGTTGTGGTTTTACTGTAGAGTTATATTGACCTATTAGCTTGCCTGTAggcagcattctcacataggtattcctcttgtccatgtgggagagagcagtgtggagtgcaatagagattgcgtaatctgtggatctgttggggtggtatgcaaattggagtgggtccaggatgtgtgggatgatggtgttgatgcgtgccatggccagcctttcaaagcatttcatggttacagatgtgagtgctacaggacgatagtcatttaggcaggttaccttggagttcttgggaacaggaacaatggtggtatgcatgaaacatgttgggattacagactcgGACaaagagaggttgaaaatgtctgtgaagactcttgggccagcagcataccaccctgtatcccactgctggcttacctctgaagctaagcagggttggtcttggtcagtccctggatgggagaccagatgctgctggaagtggtgttggagggccagtaggaggcacactttcctctggtctaaaaaagtTGTTTCATCTTATGGATAGGGTGTTCTGACTCCCTGTGGTCACTAAATATCCCATGACACTTATCATAAAGAGTAGGGTGTAAACCCTGGTGTTCTGGGcaataccatcatggccacctaattgtccccagcttccaattggcttatTCATCTCCTCTCCCATATAACTATTCCACaagttgttgctgtaaatgagaatgtgctctcagtcaacttacctgttaaaattaaatacaaaaatatttgccagctggtctgcgcatgctctaagAAATCTCTAGCCTTGTgagtgttaacctgtttaaaagtcttacttaCATCAGCCACAGGGTGCGAGATGTAatggtttgcaagccctgccacatctgatgaGCGTCGGAGCCGATATAGGAGGATTCGATCTCaatcctatattgtcctttttcaAAATTAACATTATCTGTctaataatgggggcctcaaCGACAAAATAGGCCggtgtgggggcctcaaggaaaatACATTTGCCAGTGTTTTAGAAATGCCAGGgttgatttctggtcccagtctgaCCCTGTCACCAATTATTTTTTACTGCTGAATCAAAGCAAAATGTGTTGCTTTTCAGGAGGAAGGGGACAACCTGATCTTCAGAAACGAGATCACGTCCTTTGACGACTCCAGTGACGTAATCACCAGGAGGCACAAGGTTGAGATCAAGTTCTCCTGCATCTACTCCAAGAGGGGCAAGGTGAGCCTGGAATTCCTGGCCAACAAGATTCTGTACATTTTCCGAGAGAAGGGCTTCGGGAAGTTCACCTACCAGTTTGAGTTCTTCCACAGCAGTCGTTTCAACACGATGGTGGATCCAGACAGTTACCCAGTGGAGGTGTGTATGTAGCGAAGGTAGTTCAAATAATTATGCTTGCTTGATGTGttacctggggtgtattcattacgccaattttgttgcaaaatgttttgtctgttgcaaaacatttttcaccaacaatgacgagacagcctacagggaggaggtgagggctctgggagtgtagtgccaggaaaataacctctcactcaacatcaacaaaacaaagaagatgatcgtggacttcaggaaacagcagagggtgcactcccctatccacatcgacggaaccgcagtggagaaggtggaaagcttcaagttccttggcgtacacatcactgacaaactgaaatggtccacccacgcagacagtgtggtgaaggagcaacagagcctcttcaacctcaggaggctgaagaaatgtggcttggcacctaaagccCTCACAACCTTTTACAGatacacaattgagagcatcctgtcgggctgtatcactgcctggtacggtaactgcaccgcccgcaaccgcagggctctccagagggtggtgcggtctgccgaacgcattaccgggggcaaactaactgccctccaggacacctacagcacccgctatcatccagaaggtgaggtcagtacaggtgcatcaaagctgggaccgagagaatgaaaaacagtgtctatctcaaggccatcactgttaaatagccatcactagcacattagaggctgctgctgcctattgaaatcactggccactttaagaaatggaacactagtcactttaataatgtttacatatcttgcattactcatctcatatgtatatactgtattctataatattctactgtatcttagtccatgccgctctgtcattgcttgtccatatatgtattcttaaattccattccttacttagatttgtgtgtattgggtatatgttgtgaagaaaccgtttactccaaacAGAAAAAGTTTTCAAACAAAATGAGTAAAAAtagtttatattggacaaattcaggtaggtccttcCCCGTTctgtttgctctgtttgcttctgtttggttcttaaacggtttccgttgcaagacataatgaatacacccctggcctGATCAGTGGGCTAACACGGTTTTGAGTAATGTAGACAACACAGCTTCATTGAACAAGACACTGCATTGTCTTTGCTGTTGTACTTTCACTATGTAAGCAACTATATTGAGTTAGCCAATAAATACTTCTCATTACTAAAGAGGAGCTAGCCAATGTATAGGCTAATTGGTTAGGGCACAgttctaggatcagcttacctttCTCAAATCCTAACCTTGACCTTTGGAGATGGGGAAGGGAGTAAAACTATCAACCTGACCTTGTGTCAACATCTATGGACAACGTCATCCCTCTCTGTGGTTCAAGGTGGATCTGAAGGAGTTGGTCTACATGGAGATCACGTCCATGACCTCTGTCCCCAACACTGAGATGTTTGTGGAGTCCTGTAAGGCCACTCCCTCAGAAAACCCTGAGCATTACAGCATCATCCAAAATGGGTCTTTGCTTAAACTGTTGCATATGCTGAAATATAGTTTGCTTCCCAAATGccctccctattccctatatagtgcactacttttgaccagggcctatagagctctgatcaaaattagtgcactatgtaaggaatagggtgccatttgggacacatacataTTTTATTGCAGCGTTCCTTCTGGTTGAAACAGTGCATTTGTCGAATGACCCACTAACTTAACGTATATTCTTTCCCCAGCTGCAAGAAGGACAAAACTGTTCAGATCTACTCCAGTTCCCAGTCCCAGTTCCATTTTGCAATGGAAGCTTTTAAATTCATTGGGATGCATGACCAGGTAAATGCAGTGAGGTACTGTGGGTTGAGGTGCACCTGCTTGGCTTGCACTGCCTGACTGTGTGGGCTATGTGTTTGAAGTCGTTCCATCTTTTCAACCCACCCTTTTATATACAGAGACTACATTACTTTGGTAAAGGTAAACAAACAGTTTCTCAACCATGTTTTGTGTTTTGAGTAGCAGTTCAGTCACCTCTAATCCTGATTGGCTGTGAGCTTGATTGTGACCTCTAACCCCTCCAGGTGTACATCAGCTGTGCGGTGATCCTGTGTGAGGCTGAGAACCCCAACACCCGCTGTGCTCAGGGCTGCGTCAACGGCACTCATCTCCATGGGAGAGGTGCCTTCCTGCAGACCGTAATCCTGAAAAACTGGTCAACTGAATGATGATTTGGTCAGATTTAGATATATGGTCATGGGCACAATAGgctctatgcacgcatcacttctgCATTGGTGTAAGGATGCTTGGGCATTTACGGTTACCGGAAAAAAAACATTAGACAGTGACAGTAGACCGTAATGATGGCAGAGATgaagtttacaaggtgtttgctggagttgcctaaagtatctgttaatgatatacggagggtcgtccggacatccagtacgacaccacgtagcaaactggataaagt contains:
- the LOC121552163 gene encoding CUB and zona pellucida-like domain-containing protein 1, whose translation is MTNGQQEEFKERQQRPVQYYDTSAKYLTESHQDDKVRLQPLTGQKQWWQRATVVRPVAQKSYEVKTEQLQVIRRNRRHLRKSREVEDYFPTVAEPGTEPEEGDNLIFRNEITSFDDSSDVITRRHKVEIKFSCIYSKRGKVSLEFLANKILYIFREKGFGKFTYQFEFFHSSRFNTMVDPDSYPVEVDLKELVYMEITSMTSVPNTEMFVESCKATPSENPEHYSIIQNGCKKDKTVQIYSSSQSQFHFAMEAFKFIGMHDQVYISCAVILCEAENPNTRCAQGCVNGTHLHGRGAFLQTVILKNWSTE